In one window of Methanosarcina vacuolata Z-761 DNA:
- a CDS encoding universal stress protein, producing the protein MEGKSYDKIMIATDGSKQVEKAVEAAVQLAMFTGARLYAVYVIASAGYTPRNFGWEESLREILNAEAKKAVTFVEEAGKTLGVKVEPVILEGHPANRIMEFAEQEDMDLIVMGSLGRTGLDRFLLGSIAENVVRHSKTPVMVVKGEAEKEN; encoded by the coding sequence TTGGAAGGCAAAAGTTACGACAAGATAATGATTGCAACTGACGGTTCGAAACAGGTAGAAAAGGCAGTCGAGGCAGCAGTTCAGCTTGCTATGTTTACTGGAGCAAGACTCTACGCCGTATACGTAATTGCCTCAGCGGGCTATACTCCGAGAAATTTCGGGTGGGAGGAGTCTCTGAGAGAAATTCTCAATGCTGAAGCGAAAAAAGCCGTTACTTTTGTTGAAGAGGCGGGAAAAACTTTGGGGGTTAAGGTCGAACCTGTAATTCTTGAAGGGCATCCTGCAAACAGAATTATGGAATTTGCAGAACAGGAAGACATGGACCTTATAGTTATGGGCTCGCTTGGAAGAACCGGGCTTGACAGGTTCCTGCTTGGGAGCATAGCTGAAAATGTAGTAAGGCATTCAAAAACACCTGTAATGGTCGTAAAAGGCGAAGCCGAAAAAGAAAATTGA
- a CDS encoding nucleoside recognition domain-containing protein, whose amino-acid sequence MIGLFIKVLDFALPVLAMIFVGLVGTSVLVELGLMQKFSRLVSPIFAYTNLPDTCASAFLVSIGSTVAANSMLFQAKKENCLENREVLLCAMMNSTPVYFRELFTYQIPIVLPALGLMVGGFYSIVFVVTALFKILVIAIASKLFLKGNSCRIPELQNREKISLKSAIIRAFRKEFRIFLKIAGVYVIATTIIFVLQEQGFFEIFSVLPLAEFFKIPPVSIVPLTSYVASPILGISLLGPMIHSGEITNIQAMIVLMLGSMFMLPIFALRSQLPGKIAIFGTQLGFQIVIYSMAISVFVRLAILLVLLSIAP is encoded by the coding sequence ATGATAGGCCTTTTCATCAAAGTACTTGATTTCGCGCTTCCAGTACTTGCAATGATTTTTGTGGGGCTTGTGGGTACAAGCGTACTTGTAGAACTCGGCCTGATGCAGAAATTTTCTAGGCTTGTAAGCCCTATCTTTGCCTACACTAACCTGCCCGATACCTGCGCTTCAGCTTTCCTGGTATCAATAGGGTCTACGGTAGCTGCAAATAGCATGCTTTTTCAGGCAAAAAAAGAGAATTGCCTGGAAAATCGAGAGGTCTTACTCTGTGCGATGATGAATTCTACGCCTGTTTATTTTCGGGAACTTTTCACTTACCAGATTCCGATAGTTCTGCCTGCACTTGGCCTTATGGTAGGGGGATTTTATTCTATTGTATTCGTAGTCACAGCATTATTCAAAATCCTGGTAATTGCAATTGCAAGCAAACTGTTCCTTAAAGGCAACTCCTGCAGAATCCCTGAACTGCAAAACAGGGAGAAAATCTCCTTGAAAAGTGCGATTATCCGGGCTTTCAGGAAAGAGTTCAGGATTTTTTTAAAAATTGCAGGAGTTTACGTTATTGCAACTACCATTATTTTTGTACTTCAGGAACAGGGCTTTTTCGAAATTTTCAGTGTGCTCCCCCTTGCTGAATTTTTTAAAATTCCTCCTGTGTCCATTGTCCCGCTGACAAGCTATGTGGCTAGCCCAATCCTGGGAATCTCACTTCTGGGCCCTATGATTCACTCAGGAGAAATTACAAACATACAGGCAATGATTGTGCTCATGCTTGGCAGTATGTTCATGCTCCCTATTTTTGCACTTCGAAGCCAGCTTCCAGGAAAAATAGCGATTTTCGGGACTCAATTGGGCTTTCAGATTGTCATATACTCAATGGCAATAAGCGTGTTTGTAAGGCTCGCAATCCTTCTAGTACTTTTAAGTATCGCTCCATAG